The following are encoded in a window of Rubellicoccus peritrichatus genomic DNA:
- a CDS encoding FAD-binding oxidoreductase encodes MNPKYLDQLEKLLPQRVGLIESRIWEAGRQVFSPMGRIRKPAVVVRPANREEVSSVMRWATETNTRVIARSGGHSFDAFCVQDNTVMLDLRDLNQATFEGDRMLKLMPTSTNASVNEVLSHVNYVLPGGDCPTVAMGGQAAGGGFGYLSRLFGLTLDSMVDTTVVTGDGQIVMASQAENSDLFWACRGGGGCAGIMTDMTFDLCPVKHVTCIKLDFQWEAAADILILFTEMMREGPIEMGLKLKIRTTGPGRFYDKSCKNSGYGGMPLVHLDGLFIGCEVAALEYLKPFLNHPSLIDSIVVEKDTYRDAMSQLVPFDLLHDPAPRNIHPIRVASDFSKGGINEDEAVAIVQFIDQLEYAPDLAGGCVLLESCNGAITDASISDTAYPHRNAELLIQWEMFHDVAVKPELIQRHDALLTGVRSELSRILTGGRYVNYADRLDTPRNWWGGNLERLQAITTKYDPNKQLISRMWPVECSEE; translated from the coding sequence ATGAATCCCAAGTATCTTGATCAGCTTGAAAAGCTTTTGCCACAGCGGGTTGGATTGATCGAATCTCGAATCTGGGAAGCAGGTCGCCAGGTGTTTTCTCCGATGGGGCGTATTCGTAAGCCAGCCGTGGTTGTCAGGCCTGCCAACCGCGAAGAGGTTTCAAGCGTGATGCGATGGGCAACTGAAACCAACACCCGAGTCATTGCGCGTTCGGGCGGCCACAGTTTTGATGCATTTTGTGTACAGGATAACACCGTGATGCTGGATCTCCGTGATTTGAATCAAGCTACGTTTGAGGGAGATCGTATGTTGAAGTTGATGCCTACGTCGACTAATGCGAGCGTCAATGAGGTTTTGTCGCATGTGAACTATGTGTTACCAGGAGGAGATTGTCCAACTGTTGCAATGGGAGGACAGGCTGCAGGCGGTGGATTTGGTTATCTTAGCAGGCTGTTTGGCTTAACCTTGGATTCAATGGTGGATACGACAGTTGTAACTGGAGATGGTCAAATCGTCATGGCCAGTCAGGCTGAGAATAGCGATCTGTTTTGGGCATGTCGTGGCGGTGGTGGATGTGCCGGTATAATGACTGATATGACATTTGATTTGTGTCCGGTAAAGCATGTGACTTGCATCAAATTGGATTTTCAATGGGAAGCGGCAGCGGATATACTAATACTTTTTACTGAGATGATGCGCGAAGGCCCAATCGAGATGGGTTTAAAATTGAAAATCAGGACAACTGGACCTGGTCGTTTCTATGATAAATCCTGTAAGAATTCAGGATACGGCGGGATGCCACTGGTTCATTTAGATGGTCTGTTTATTGGCTGTGAAGTAGCAGCTCTTGAATACTTGAAACCTTTTTTAAATCACCCAAGTCTAATTGATAGCATTGTCGTCGAGAAGGATACTTACCGTGATGCCATGAGTCAGTTGGTTCCTTTCGACCTTCTTCATGATCCAGCACCAAGGAATATTCATCCTATTCGGGTTGCGAGTGATTTCAGCAAGGGTGGAATTAATGAGGACGAAGCCGTTGCCATTGTTCAATTTATTGACCAACTGGAGTATGCACCTGATTTAGCAGGCGGTTGTGTCTTATTGGAATCTTGCAATGGAGCTATTACCGATGCTTCAATCAGCGACACTGCCTACCCTCATCGAAATGCGGAGTTATTAATTCAATGGGAAATGTTTCATGACGTAGCGGTGAAACCGGAATTAATCCAGCGTCATGATGCACTTTTGACGGGAGTGCGTTCGGAGCTGAGTCGTATTCTGACTGGTGGCCGTTACGTTAATTATGCTGATCGCCTTGATACTCCACGTAATTGGTGGGGGGGCAATCTGGAACGTTTGCAAGCGATCACAACTAAATATGATCCGAATAAGCAATTGATCTCACGGATGTGGCCTGTGGAGTGCAGTGAAGAATAA
- a CDS encoding M3 family metallopeptidase, with amino-acid sequence MDHPFLADLFEIPWSQLMPDRIEPDISAGLENTQQCIDAIAAQDASSLTFENTLLAFEEANEDLSRAWNLVSHLDGVNNSPALREAHNKMLPRITEFTSRVYLNPALWKTIKAYSQTDEAKGLTGVRKRLLDETLEDFKESGADLPDDKKKRLEELNSELAELTQKYSENVLDSTNAWELIIDAESKLAGLPDSAKEAARLDALAKEHGTEENPKWRFTQQYPSLLPVMTYLDDDDIRKQVWEGSTRIGLEGDHDNTDIIRKTLVVRQEKAELIGKANFPDLVTARRMAKNGQRVNEFIEDLHVRVKDAFKSDFQEIEAFKAEQTGKEGPLEPWETAYWSEKLRRSKYDLDAEELRPYFPLPKVKKGLFEITERLFGIKIVPRSTRYVDPETGKEQTFTIDGNDETPIEVWHPEVVFFEIIDGDGTMLGAFYADWHPRESKRSGAWMNHFRTGGPRADGTFDPHLGLMCGNMTKPTKDKPALMTHEEVETIFHEFGHLLHHLLGRVEIKSLNGVNVAWDFVELPSQIMENWCWEREALNLFARHYESGEAIPDELYDKMIAARNFQAGAGTMRQLALAKLDLDLHQHPASYTEGDLDSLLRKTLEDYTYNFNTTPPSIVRRFGHLFSSPTGYAAGYYSYKWAEALDADAFTRFQKEGVMNGETGMAFRQCILEKGNSEPPEKLFKDFMGRDPDPEALLRRAGLV; translated from the coding sequence ATGGATCATCCTTTTCTAGCCGACCTTTTTGAAATACCCTGGAGCCAGCTAATGCCGGATCGTATTGAGCCCGATATCTCAGCTGGTCTGGAGAACACTCAGCAGTGCATTGATGCCATAGCAGCACAGGATGCCAGCAGTCTCACCTTTGAAAACACCTTACTTGCCTTTGAAGAAGCAAACGAAGACCTAAGCCGGGCCTGGAACCTCGTAAGCCACTTGGACGGTGTCAACAACAGCCCGGCCTTACGTGAAGCACATAATAAGATGCTGCCACGCATCACTGAATTCACATCGCGCGTTTACTTGAATCCTGCGCTTTGGAAAACGATCAAAGCTTACTCTCAAACCGATGAGGCCAAGGGCTTGACCGGTGTTCGAAAACGCCTGCTTGATGAAACCCTTGAAGACTTCAAGGAGAGCGGTGCTGACTTGCCTGACGACAAGAAAAAGCGCTTGGAGGAGCTTAACAGTGAGTTGGCTGAACTGACTCAGAAGTATTCGGAAAACGTCCTCGACTCCACCAACGCATGGGAGCTGATCATTGACGCCGAATCCAAACTCGCGGGCTTGCCTGATTCTGCAAAGGAAGCGGCCCGTTTGGATGCACTGGCCAAAGAACATGGCACTGAGGAAAATCCTAAATGGCGCTTCACACAACAGTATCCATCGCTCCTGCCAGTGATGACATATCTGGATGATGACGATATTCGCAAACAGGTTTGGGAGGGCAGTACTCGTATTGGACTTGAAGGCGACCACGACAATACTGACATCATTCGCAAGACACTTGTCGTCAGGCAGGAAAAAGCTGAGTTGATTGGTAAGGCAAACTTCCCCGATCTCGTAACCGCCCGCCGCATGGCCAAAAACGGTCAAAGGGTGAACGAGTTCATCGAGGATCTCCACGTTCGTGTCAAAGATGCTTTCAAGTCAGACTTCCAAGAGATTGAAGCATTCAAGGCAGAGCAGACCGGAAAAGAAGGCCCTCTTGAGCCCTGGGAAACAGCATACTGGAGTGAGAAACTCCGCCGGTCCAAATACGATCTGGATGCAGAAGAGCTACGCCCTTACTTCCCTCTGCCAAAGGTCAAAAAAGGTCTTTTCGAAATAACAGAGCGGCTCTTTGGAATAAAAATCGTTCCACGCTCCACACGTTATGTGGATCCTGAAACAGGAAAAGAGCAGACCTTCACCATCGATGGCAATGACGAAACTCCAATCGAAGTCTGGCATCCGGAAGTCGTGTTCTTCGAAATAATCGATGGCGATGGTACCATGCTCGGAGCCTTCTACGCCGACTGGCACCCCCGCGAATCAAAACGCAGCGGCGCATGGATGAATCACTTTCGCACTGGCGGCCCTCGCGCCGATGGCACATTTGATCCGCACCTCGGTTTGATGTGTGGTAACATGACAAAGCCCACAAAAGACAAACCCGCCCTGATGACCCACGAGGAAGTCGAAACGATTTTCCATGAGTTCGGCCACCTCCTCCATCATCTACTTGGAAGGGTTGAAATCAAAAGCCTTAATGGCGTCAATGTCGCCTGGGACTTTGTCGAGTTGCCTTCACAGATTATGGAAAACTGGTGTTGGGAACGCGAAGCACTCAACCTCTTTGCCAGACATTATGAATCAGGTGAAGCCATCCCGGATGAGCTTTATGACAAAATGATTGCCGCTCGCAACTTCCAGGCTGGTGCTGGAACCATGCGGCAACTCGCACTGGCCAAGCTCGACCTCGACTTACATCAACATCCTGCCAGTTACACGGAAGGAGACCTAGACTCGCTCCTGCGCAAAACACTCGAAGATTACACCTACAACTTCAACACAACGCCCCCAAGTATCGTCAGGAGATTCGGTCACCTTTTCAGTAGCCCAACCGGCTATGCCGCAGGCTACTACTCCTACAAGTGGGCTGAAGCACTGGATGCCGATGCCTTTACGCGCTTCCAAAAAGAAGGGGTAATGAATGGAGAAACCGGCATGGCCTTTAGACAGTGTATCCTTGAAAAAGGAAACAGTGAACCACCGGAGAAACTCTTCAAGGATTTCATGGGACGCGATCCCGATCCGGAAGCATTGTTAAGACGAGCAGGGCTGGTTTGA
- a CDS encoding sulfite exporter TauE/SafE family protein, with the protein MIILGSILIGMSKGGLPGTGAITIWLYAQVFGAKASVGILLPVLICADIYAVIVYRRHVDLNMIKRLAPFLVVGTIIGAVLFNWIPADQFKRLIGFLLLVMVAIQLLPNSKSKPKAESKIYCVTNWLIPLSSGICSMLANAGSPILAFYLMIRKLPKLVLLGTYAWLILLSNLTSLPLHFATKSVTLGSLPFSFMLGSITIIGVFIARRIVDFIPQKQFEYFIWTVITLAGINLLS; encoded by the coding sequence ATGATAATTCTAGGCTCAATTTTGATCGGAATGAGCAAAGGTGGGTTACCTGGCACAGGAGCGATTACAATCTGGCTGTATGCACAAGTGTTTGGAGCAAAGGCATCCGTAGGTATATTACTACCTGTCCTGATATGTGCGGATATCTATGCGGTTATCGTTTACCGCCGTCATGTAGACCTTAACATGATCAAAAGATTGGCCCCCTTCCTAGTTGTTGGAACGATAATCGGAGCGGTTTTGTTCAATTGGATTCCAGCCGATCAATTCAAGCGATTAATCGGCTTCCTACTGTTAGTGATGGTTGCGATTCAGTTACTTCCCAATTCGAAAAGTAAACCTAAAGCAGAAAGCAAAATATATTGCGTCACCAACTGGTTGATCCCTTTGAGTAGCGGTATTTGTAGTATGTTGGCAAATGCAGGAAGCCCCATTTTGGCGTTTTACTTAATGATACGCAAACTCCCAAAGCTAGTACTTTTAGGAACCTACGCCTGGCTAATACTGCTGAGCAATCTAACCAGCCTGCCACTTCACTTTGCCACAAAGAGTGTTACACTAGGATCACTACCATTCAGCTTCATGCTTGGCAGTATTACCATTATTGGTGTATTTATTGCGCGCCGGATTGTTGATTTTATTCCTCAAAAACAATTCGAATACTTCATATGGACCGTCATCACTCTAGCAGGTATTAATTTGCTAAGCTAG
- a CDS encoding aldo/keto reductase produces MKTIDIPNTDLTVSEFCFGTMQFGNKVTGLAIDELFNAYRDAGGNFLDTAHCYSVWIDGQTDGVSERIIGDYLRRHNSRDQFIIATKGGHPPVANYRRNDNGYLAPYRVMADIDDSLSRLAIDEIDLYWLHRDDPRLPVGEILEMLETERKRGRIRYYGGSNWTSERLAEAKQYATANNMTGFVASQPRWNLAATTEFYKKEKRQNPGILLTANNGDVAWHTETGLPMIPYTSTANGFFARRGEAPKHWCTQEGVARYQRVEKLSQELNASPNQIALAWLRHQAFPVIPILGTSKVENLKDAVGAANVSLSTAQVNWLRDGD; encoded by the coding sequence ATGAAAACCATCGATATCCCCAACACCGATCTCACTGTTTCGGAATTCTGCTTTGGTACGATGCAGTTTGGCAACAAAGTCACCGGTCTTGCCATAGATGAGCTTTTCAATGCCTACCGAGACGCGGGTGGTAATTTTCTCGATACGGCCCACTGCTACAGTGTCTGGATCGATGGCCAGACCGATGGCGTGAGTGAACGCATCATTGGCGACTACCTCAGGCGGCACAATTCCCGCGACCAGTTTATTATCGCAACCAAGGGCGGGCATCCGCCAGTGGCCAACTACCGGCGCAATGACAACGGCTACCTCGCCCCTTATCGCGTCATGGCAGATATTGATGACAGTCTCAGCCGGCTCGCCATCGATGAAATTGATCTCTATTGGCTGCATCGTGACGACCCTCGCCTGCCCGTGGGCGAAATCCTCGAAATGCTGGAAACCGAGCGGAAGCGAGGTCGGATTCGCTATTATGGTGGTAGCAATTGGACCAGTGAGCGGCTAGCAGAAGCAAAACAGTATGCGACAGCAAACAATATGACTGGCTTTGTTGCCAGCCAACCACGCTGGAATCTGGCCGCGACAACCGAGTTTTACAAAAAGGAAAAGCGACAGAACCCCGGCATCCTGCTCACTGCCAACAATGGTGATGTGGCATGGCATACGGAAACTGGTCTGCCGATGATACCTTACACATCCACTGCCAATGGCTTTTTCGCAAGACGAGGTGAAGCGCCCAAGCATTGGTGCACCCAGGAAGGGGTCGCCCGTTACCAGCGAGTCGAGAAGCTAAGCCAGGAGCTTAACGCTTCCCCCAATCAAATAGCCCTGGCCTGGTTACGGCATCAAGCCTTTCCGGTTATCCCAATTCTCGGAACCTCAAAAGTCGAAAATCTCAAAGACGCCGTTGGGGCAGCAAATGTTTCACTCAGCACTGCCCAAGTCAACTGGCTGAGAGACGGTGATTAG
- a CDS encoding LamG-like jellyroll fold domain-containing protein gives MMRSCFYPFFVCCWALFLFSDINIRATQASGAIWDSPEEREAWYEGQIAAWPLLEPDYEATGFRPEDFRRPIPEPYSHPRVFITAEELPAWRERLRTTESGQAILKGLCVSIAPLEDNERIRKIYEGLKKGSTDPVFEKLYREQGGSMRSLLMWKSFSILVDDDAEEARRHIPAVINHTRRFQKKFDQIDLTRMPMYEHLAGLPPGIKKHIPGEKDYQGYWEDIAHGTPAMSYDFLYNYMTEDERAIMRKFIADTTGGIWTHAMGQRNDGGNWAVCHWAGPIQHLAIEGEEGYDPEVTRSWIDGVAASMSYDRALNGASYEPLGKGALGFHVLPLLARRGVDIAAYSNVLETGRSFMFHSKQPFANKFKTGGGLGRALGNIVPWETVYLKYLYPDDPHIDYLYRVVVGDDYSPFRERWSSHFAAIMTPIFAAVNFTEIDSESDPTLLIFADDAELSFFDPESALLITRSDWTPDALWLHMRVNTAMSKGHLANESSGITFSAQGRVWGDYHGANLSGPLGSWDEARFFSTLNIDRVGASGMPAAFIEYEDTPLATFAAVDMKFAWDYKGGWRKEADSIERSDSFADSMPLVSKPRAPGYEMPITELQDWRYPGDKAGDKSRYMRSHVPVEYVFRSSGLIRGANPYLLIIDDAKKDNKSHLYEWFLQIPLDIELEESGRDWAILKEREGDRRLLVQTFRPQANVSPELPSVDLLGGYGIHERKNARLHCNRLRIPFEGDTLNAYTVIYPYRVSDGLPDVKWDSANSALLVEQGEKNDIIHFARQNDGRTAIRVLREGEPLFEFGDFSDSVLVLMGDASEKAGMHTAFNDVAMKKAEPINWNTEVLSVLSMPMSFDFDPDWRAGELDLTGKAIRVDGEWVEGVKPNVIEGVNSALASFIQTDFEGDTFSGRSINWTRTEGVIRGKHPYVIVLDDLKTKETSAFDWSWSVPENASIQTWAFKNQTGYPYVADTRLVERLPDNNNRPQYAKDSGLLVRALQMQEGPGKFHKRFRYEPALNWPGYLSQFGDTEHWFMVPGRDQQPDFKLLFFPYGSRTEMPQTIWHEDGSRLEVRWRDQVDFFSFGHDEIGRTTFVLKRERGEYRDQVLAFGVDYEEPVQVVEGGQIIGHWSFDSVRDNLVQDMSGRGNHGKLFGGAHVTPGINGLGLDPVSVPDMLPGEVFTVMDHREPQPPVTFGYMELPGSVLNPVDSRMTLSMWYSAPPDTGKGVAPYAFLEGPRRTGINSLFTIGGSEMNNNLDVRMHNHFTGDAICMNVVNNYRLLEMLGVKIPDPGKWHHLTLTFDQNLVKLYVDGQLIREVEMKGTLADLDKGDAIHVLDGLWSRIDELRIHDYPLSSREIQAMFEADGLGRKAHFHASEKNAASLTNIQSTDEKWAHVSDENGIGARMKNVTSVASDGKSRPWQFGPDSQMQIPHTLFQGKPHTGFSLVLSIKFPPGSLKGRLPIFSTNVHARNAVSLSVWDNSFWLRSTGATLRTDNNLEEDRWYQIAVVNDGYDLKLYQDGALIKEVPSYHEEYGLEFYEVITFGQNLNNSKEPSFTGEIENILMYNYSLSEDQVRALSNGRSVDRPELSMNSDGGQRYVVRSTSRR, from the coding sequence ATGATGAGGTCTTGTTTTTACCCCTTTTTTGTATGTTGTTGGGCCCTTTTTCTCTTCTCGGACATTAACATACGTGCAACTCAGGCTTCGGGGGCAATTTGGGACAGTCCGGAAGAGCGGGAGGCATGGTATGAGGGACAGATTGCTGCCTGGCCGCTTTTAGAACCGGATTATGAGGCCACTGGCTTTCGCCCTGAGGACTTTCGAAGACCGATTCCCGAGCCCTACAGTCACCCACGTGTATTTATCACGGCAGAAGAGCTGCCGGCGTGGCGAGAGCGTTTACGGACTACTGAGTCCGGGCAGGCGATCTTGAAGGGACTATGCGTATCGATTGCTCCACTGGAAGACAATGAGCGAATTCGTAAAATCTACGAAGGTTTAAAAAAGGGTTCAACTGATCCGGTTTTTGAAAAACTCTACCGCGAGCAAGGTGGTAGTATGAGATCCTTACTTATGTGGAAATCATTTTCAATATTAGTGGATGATGATGCTGAAGAAGCCCGCCGGCATATCCCTGCCGTGATTAATCATACCAGAAGATTTCAGAAGAAATTTGATCAAATTGATCTCACCAGGATGCCAATGTATGAGCACCTTGCAGGTCTACCGCCAGGAATCAAGAAACACATTCCAGGAGAAAAAGATTACCAGGGTTATTGGGAGGATATCGCTCATGGAACACCGGCAATGAGTTATGATTTTCTTTATAACTACATGACTGAAGATGAGCGGGCAATCATGCGTAAGTTTATTGCTGATACCACAGGTGGTATCTGGACGCATGCCATGGGGCAACGAAATGATGGTGGCAATTGGGCCGTCTGCCATTGGGCCGGACCGATTCAACACCTGGCGATTGAAGGTGAAGAGGGTTATGACCCTGAAGTCACGCGCAGTTGGATTGATGGTGTTGCAGCATCAATGAGTTATGATCGAGCTTTGAATGGCGCGAGTTATGAACCTTTGGGCAAAGGGGCTCTGGGCTTCCATGTCCTGCCTCTACTCGCACGTCGCGGCGTTGATATTGCCGCTTACTCGAACGTGTTGGAAACCGGTCGTTCATTTATGTTTCATAGCAAACAGCCATTTGCAAACAAGTTTAAAACTGGGGGAGGCTTGGGAAGGGCTCTGGGCAATATCGTTCCATGGGAAACGGTTTACCTTAAATACTTATACCCGGACGACCCTCATATTGACTATCTCTATCGCGTTGTTGTTGGAGATGATTATTCACCATTCCGCGAACGTTGGTCATCTCACTTTGCTGCAATTATGACGCCGATTTTCGCAGCAGTTAATTTTACAGAAATAGATAGTGAAAGTGATCCTACACTTTTGATTTTTGCGGATGATGCTGAATTGAGTTTTTTTGATCCGGAAAGTGCTCTATTAATAACGCGTAGTGATTGGACGCCTGACGCTCTATGGTTGCACATGCGTGTTAACACTGCGATGTCAAAAGGGCACTTGGCCAATGAATCTAGCGGGATTACTTTCTCAGCCCAGGGACGAGTCTGGGGTGACTACCATGGAGCGAATCTTAGTGGCCCGCTTGGAAGCTGGGATGAAGCACGATTCTTCAGTACACTGAATATTGATCGCGTCGGGGCCAGTGGTATGCCAGCGGCTTTCATCGAATATGAAGATACACCTTTGGCAACCTTTGCTGCTGTTGATATGAAGTTTGCCTGGGACTATAAAGGAGGTTGGCGCAAGGAAGCCGATAGCATCGAGCGCTCTGATTCGTTTGCGGATAGTATGCCCCTGGTTAGCAAACCACGTGCACCTGGATATGAGATGCCAATCACCGAATTGCAGGATTGGCGGTATCCCGGTGACAAGGCAGGTGATAAATCCCGTTATATGCGCTCACATGTTCCCGTGGAGTATGTGTTTCGTTCTTCAGGTTTGATTCGCGGAGCTAACCCTTACTTGCTTATTATTGATGATGCAAAAAAGGATAATAAGTCACATCTCTACGAGTGGTTTTTGCAAATTCCATTGGATATTGAGCTTGAGGAAAGCGGTCGAGATTGGGCCATTCTAAAAGAGCGCGAAGGCGATCGTCGTTTATTGGTGCAGACATTCCGCCCGCAAGCAAATGTTTCGCCAGAATTGCCATCAGTCGATTTGCTTGGAGGCTACGGGATTCATGAGCGTAAGAACGCTCGCCTGCATTGCAATCGTCTGCGTATCCCTTTCGAAGGTGATACACTGAATGCCTATACGGTCATCTATCCTTATCGAGTCAGTGATGGTTTGCCTGATGTGAAGTGGGATTCTGCAAATAGTGCCTTGCTCGTTGAGCAAGGGGAGAAAAATGATATTATCCACTTTGCCAGACAGAATGATGGGCGTACTGCTATTCGAGTACTGCGTGAAGGAGAACCGCTTTTTGAGTTTGGTGATTTTTCCGATTCAGTCCTGGTTCTGATGGGCGATGCATCTGAAAAAGCAGGCATGCATACCGCCTTCAATGATGTTGCGATGAAAAAGGCTGAGCCAATTAATTGGAATACTGAAGTGCTATCGGTTTTGAGCATGCCCATGAGTTTTGATTTCGATCCTGACTGGCGTGCTGGTGAACTGGATCTGACAGGCAAAGCCATACGTGTTGATGGTGAATGGGTCGAAGGAGTGAAACCAAATGTTATTGAAGGAGTGAACAGTGCATTGGCTAGCTTCATTCAAACAGATTTCGAGGGAGATACTTTTTCCGGGAGAAGCATCAATTGGACACGGACTGAGGGCGTGATACGTGGGAAACATCCTTATGTGATCGTACTTGATGATTTGAAGACTAAAGAAACATCAGCCTTTGACTGGAGTTGGTCAGTGCCCGAGAACGCGTCGATTCAGACTTGGGCATTTAAAAACCAAACTGGTTACCCTTACGTCGCCGATACTCGCCTGGTAGAACGATTGCCAGATAATAACAATAGACCTCAATATGCCAAAGACAGTGGATTGTTGGTTCGAGCTCTGCAAATGCAGGAAGGTCCCGGAAAGTTCCATAAGCGCTTTCGCTATGAACCTGCTTTGAATTGGCCGGGATATCTGTCGCAGTTTGGTGATACAGAGCATTGGTTTATGGTCCCTGGGCGCGATCAACAGCCGGACTTTAAACTGCTTTTTTTCCCTTATGGAAGCCGTACTGAGATGCCGCAAACAATCTGGCATGAAGACGGTTCTCGCCTGGAAGTGCGATGGCGTGACCAGGTTGACTTCTTTTCATTCGGCCATGATGAAATAGGACGAACGACATTTGTCCTGAAACGTGAGCGAGGTGAGTATCGAGACCAGGTTCTTGCCTTTGGTGTAGATTATGAGGAGCCGGTGCAAGTCGTCGAAGGCGGACAGATAATCGGCCACTGGTCCTTTGATTCCGTTCGTGATAATCTGGTTCAGGATATGTCTGGCCGTGGTAATCACGGTAAACTGTTTGGTGGTGCCCATGTTACGCCGGGAATTAATGGCCTTGGCCTGGATCCGGTGTCAGTTCCCGATATGCTCCCGGGAGAAGTTTTCACCGTGATGGATCATCGGGAGCCACAGCCACCGGTTACGTTTGGTTATATGGAGCTGCCTGGATCCGTATTGAACCCGGTCGATAGCAGGATGACACTTTCAATGTGGTATTCGGCTCCACCCGACACGGGCAAAGGGGTTGCTCCTTACGCGTTTCTGGAGGGTCCGAGACGTACTGGTATTAATAGTCTTTTCACGATTGGTGGTAGCGAGATGAATAATAACTTAGATGTTCGTATGCACAATCACTTTACCGGTGATGCTATCTGCATGAACGTGGTGAATAATTATCGTTTGTTGGAGATGCTGGGTGTCAAAATTCCTGATCCGGGTAAGTGGCACCATTTGACGCTGACATTCGATCAAAACTTGGTTAAGTTGTATGTTGATGGTCAGTTGATACGCGAGGTTGAGATGAAAGGAACCCTTGCTGATCTGGATAAGGGTGATGCTATTCACGTTCTCGATGGATTATGGTCACGAATCGATGAATTGCGTATTCATGATTATCCTTTATCCAGTCGGGAAATTCAGGCCATGTTTGAAGCCGATGGGCTGGGACGGAAAGCACATTTTCATGCGAGTGAAAAGAATGCTGCTTCACTCACTAATATACAATCAACTGACGAGAAATGGGCTCATGTTTCTGACGAGAATGGAATTGGCGCTCGGATGAAAAACGTAACGTCAGTTGCGTCTGATGGTAAGTCACGCCCTTGGCAATTTGGTCCTGATAGCCAGATGCAAATTCCGCACACTTTGTTTCAGGGAAAGCCTCACACAGGCTTTAGCCTTGTTCTTTCAATCAAGTTTCCTCCGGGCTCGCTCAAGGGACGGCTGCCAATTTTCAGCACAAATGTCCATGCTCGCAATGCCGTTTCTTTGTCGGTTTGGGATAATTCGTTTTGGCTGCGGTCGACTGGAGCGACATTGCGCACTGATAATAATCTTGAAGAAGATCGATGGTATCAGATCGCGGTAGTTAATGATGGCTATGACTTGAAGCTTTATCAGGATGGGGCGCTTATTAAGGAAGTACCGTCATATCACGAAGAGTATGGATTGGAGTTCTACGAGGTGATCACCTTTGGCCAGAATTTGAATAATTCAAAAGAGCCAAGCTTCACCGGAGAAATCGAAAATATTCTTATGTACAATTATTCATTGAGTGAGGATCAGGTGCGTGCATTGTCAAATGGCAGGTCTGTCGACCGTCCAGAGTTGTCTATGAACTCAGATGGCGGACAGCGCTATGTTGTTCGTTCGACTTCTCGAAGATAG